A region of Streptomyces sp. R44 DNA encodes the following proteins:
- a CDS encoding BlaI/MecI/CopY family transcriptional regulator: MADEGRGRQSGRRRGQGELETQVLAVLRESAGALTAGQVQEALGGDLAYTTVITILTRLHVKGAVVRERAGRSFEWTALADEAGLAALRMRRVLDAEQNREAVLTSFVTTLSPDDERLLRSLLSEPPSGES, translated from the coding sequence ATGGCGGACGAGGGCCGAGGGCGGCAGTCCGGACGCAGGCGTGGCCAGGGAGAGCTGGAGACGCAGGTGCTCGCCGTCCTGCGCGAGAGCGCGGGCGCGCTGACCGCCGGCCAGGTCCAGGAGGCGCTGGGCGGCGACCTCGCCTACACCACGGTGATCACGATCCTGACGCGGCTGCACGTCAAAGGCGCCGTCGTCCGTGAGCGGGCCGGACGGTCCTTCGAGTGGACCGCTCTGGCCGACGAGGCCGGGCTCGCCGCTCTGCGGATGCGCAGGGTCCTGGACGCCGAACAGAACCGCGAGGCGGTCCTCACGAGCTTCGTGACCACGCTGTCGCCCGACGACGAGCGGCTGCTGCGTTCACTGCTGTCGGAACCGCCGTCAGGAGAGAGCTGA
- a CDS encoding twin-arginine translocase TatA/TatE family subunit, producing the protein MFGISEIAILLIVVIVLLGAKKLPELARNAGKAARILKSETTAMKADGQTAEPQATYQVTRPTAHQGDAPGPGAPRTPHP; encoded by the coding sequence ATGTTCGGCATCAGCGAGATCGCCATCCTCCTCATCGTCGTCATCGTGCTGCTCGGCGCCAAGAAGCTGCCCGAGTTGGCCCGCAACGCGGGCAAGGCCGCCCGGATCCTCAAGAGCGAGACCACGGCGATGAAGGCCGACGGCCAGACAGCCGAGCCGCAGGCCACGTACCAGGTCACCCGGCCGACGGCACACCAGGGCGATGCCCCCGGGCCCGGCGCCCCGCGGACGCCGCATCCGTGA